The genomic DNA GAAAATATGTTGAAGCTTTCACGAATCGGCGTGAGAATTGTTCCCGCGATGCCCGGTTTTTATCATAGACCCCAATCTTTGGATGATCTTGTTCGTTTTATGGTTGGTAAAGTGTTAGACAATCTAGGATTAGATCATCATCTATTCCGTCGATGGGGGGATTAAGATGAAAAAAATGAGAATTGGCAAAATAGCTTATACAAACATCTTGCCCGTATTTTATTTTGTTCATGAAAAACTAAGGGATGATCATATTGAGTGGATTCCCCAAGTTCCTGCTCAGCTAAACCAGCAAATGAAAATGGGAAACATTGATTTGGGACCCATATCGGCATTTGCCTATGCCCAATCTATCGATCAATATTTGCTGTTACCCGATTTGTCTGTCAGCGCTTTAGGTCCTGTCGGGTCTATTTTTTTGTTTTCCAAAGTCCCAATTAATGAGCTGGAAGGGAAAACCATCGCCCTGACCAATACATCGGCCACTTCTGTCAACCTGCTAAGGATTTTGCTGCAAAAATTTTATCAAGTTAATGCCCATTACCGCACAATGCTTCCTAACTTGACAGTTATGATGGAAGAGGCGGATGCTTCCCTTTTGATTGGAGATGATGCTCTTAAGGCCTCGTGGAATAATCCTGGGTATAGGGTTTACGATTTAGGTGAGTTGTGGTATCGTCAAACAGGGAAGTGGATGACATTTGCCGTATGGGCTGTTAACAAAAGTTTTGCTGATCGGGAAGAGGAGTTATTAAATCATGTGTTTGAAGTGTTTCAATATAGTAAGAAGCAAAGTAGAAACAGGTTAAATGAATTGTTGCAATATACAATTCAGCGTCATGGTGGTACAATTGAATTTTGGAGGAATTATTTTTCCGGCTTGAATCATGATTTAAATAAGGAACAGGTGGAAGGTTTAGAGTATTATTTTTATTGTGCCTATGAATTAGGTCTATTGGATCATCCGGTAACAGTGAATTTATGGAATCCTTCCAGACCAAAACTGCCGGGATCCTTCAATACATAATGGACTAGGTGAAATAGATGAAATTAACGGAAATTTATTGGCAATTAAAAGCGGATTTAACCATTCTGGAAAATGAATTGGAAAAGGCAATCGAGACTGATCAAACTCTTCTTCTTCAATCTTCCAGCCATTTATTAAAGGCAGGGGGAAAAAGGTTGCGTCCAGTTTTTGTTCTTCTTGGTGGAAAACTGGGCAACTACGATATTCATAAGTTGAAACACATAGCGGTTCCCCTCGAACTGATTCATATGGCAACTCTGGTACATGATGATGTGATTGATGATGCCGATACAAGAAGAGGAAAAAAGACTGTAAAGGCAGAATGGGATAACCGGATTGCCATGTATACCGGAGACTATATATTTGCAAAATCCCTTTTGATGGCTACCCAATTGAATCATCCAGAAGTTCACCAAATTTTGTCCAAGGCGATTGTTGAAATGTGCAAGGGCGAAATAAATCAAATCAAGGATTTTAATCGATGGAATCAAGGGTTAAAGGATTACCTTCGAAGAATCAAAAGAAAAACGGCTTTGTTGATTGCGATAAGCTGTAAATTGGGTGCTCTAGTAGCTGAGGCTGATCCTAAATGGGTGAGAAATATGTATCTTTATGGATATCATGTAGGAATGGCCTTTCAAATTACAGATGATGTTTTGGATTTTGTAGGTACTGAAAAACAATTGGGCAAACCTGCGGGAAGTGATTTGAAACAGGGAAATATTACATTACCTGCGCTGTATGCATATTGGCAAACTCCAGAAAATCACCCCTTTAGGAAATGGATCCTTTCACCTGCTATTGAAGATCATATGGCAGATATTATTGCCTTTATTAAAAAAGCTGGAGGAATCGAATATTCCAATCAATTGGCCCACAGATATCTTGAAAAGGCAAGAAAGTGGGTGGAATGCGTCCCGGATATTAAAACACGAGGCTCTTTAATTGAGATTACCCATTTTTTGGGACAGCGCACCTTCTAGAGGATATCAAATGTGAACTAATTCTTTTAAGTTGCATGGAATTAGATTTCTTTGGTAGTATATTTGGGGATGAATGTCGTTTATAACGGAAATGGAGG from Microaerobacter geothermalis includes the following:
- a CDS encoding menaquinone biosynthetic enzyme MqnA/MqnD family protein translates to MKKMRIGKIAYTNILPVFYFVHEKLRDDHIEWIPQVPAQLNQQMKMGNIDLGPISAFAYAQSIDQYLLLPDLSVSALGPVGSIFLFSKVPINELEGKTIALTNTSATSVNLLRILLQKFYQVNAHYRTMLPNLTVMMEEADASLLIGDDALKASWNNPGYRVYDLGELWYRQTGKWMTFAVWAVNKSFADREEELLNHVFEVFQYSKKQSRNRLNELLQYTIQRHGGTIEFWRNYFSGLNHDLNKEQVEGLEYYFYCAYELGLLDHPVTVNLWNPSRPKLPGSFNT
- the hepT gene encoding heptaprenyl diphosphate synthase component II; this encodes MKLTEIYWQLKADLTILENELEKAIETDQTLLLQSSSHLLKAGGKRLRPVFVLLGGKLGNYDIHKLKHIAVPLELIHMATLVHDDVIDDADTRRGKKTVKAEWDNRIAMYTGDYIFAKSLLMATQLNHPEVHQILSKAIVEMCKGEINQIKDFNRWNQGLKDYLRRIKRKTALLIAISCKLGALVAEADPKWVRNMYLYGYHVGMAFQITDDVLDFVGTEKQLGKPAGSDLKQGNITLPALYAYWQTPENHPFRKWILSPAIEDHMADIIAFIKKAGGIEYSNQLAHRYLEKARKWVECVPDIKTRGSLIEITHFLGQRTF